A window from Salvia miltiorrhiza cultivar Shanhuang (shh) chromosome 2, IMPLAD_Smil_shh, whole genome shotgun sequence encodes these proteins:
- the LOC131010120 gene encoding glucan endo-1,3-beta-glucosidase, acidic-like, producing MANLFPLSMATSQKNLMSTILMLGLLMIMSLHSTVGDVGVCYGRLGKKLPCPKKVVSLYKKNNIKKMRLYDPHQPTLRALGGADIELMVGIPETDLQHLAQCQCHANAWVAGNISAYPDVKFRCIAVGNEINPSSSPYSSFVFPAMQNIYRAICNAGLGNQITVSTSIKTDVLEKSSPPKDGEFRSNVTGYMKPIVEFLRDTNAPLLVNVYPYFAYMNDMKNISLSFALLQRNSGVVLGGVYYDNLFYAILDAVYAAMERILDPSSLSVSLVSVPTPSVTVSETGHSSRGGGKPESDGEGDGDASTVENARIYNNNLMRIVKKGTPKRPDSPIETYIFAMFDENEKPGPEYEKHFGIFLPNGKRKYRLRFY from the exons ATGGCTAATTTATTTCCCCTCTCCATGGCTACTTCACAAAAAAACTTAATGTCTACAATTCTCATGTTGGGGCTGCTCATGATCATGTCACTCCACTCCACAG TTGGTGATGTAGGTGTCTGCTACGGACGGCTGGGCAAGAAATTGCCATGTCCAAAAAAAGTAGTATCTCTATACAAGAAgaacaacataaaaaaaatgcgTCTCTACGACCCTCACCAGCCCACTCTCCGAGCTCTCGGCGGCGCCGACATCGAGCTCATGGTCGGAATCCCGGAAACCGATCTCCAACATCTAGCTCAGTGCCAATGCCACGCAAACGCTTGGGTCGCCGGCAACATAAGCGCCTACCCCGACGTCAAATTCCGATGCATCGCTGTGGGAAACGAGATAAACCCTTCATCGTCTCCGTACTCCTCCTTCGTCTTCCCAGCAATGCAAAACATTTACAGAGCAATCTGTAATGCGGGCCTCGGAAACCAGATCACGGTCTCCACCTCCATCAAAACAGACGTTCTCGAAAAATCATCTCCCCCAAAAGATGGGGAGTTTCGATCCAACGTGACTGGGTATATGAAGCCCATCGTCGAATTTTTGAGGGACACAAATGCCCCTCTGCTTGTGAACGTGTATCCTTACTTTGCGTATATGAATGATATGAAGAACATTAGCCTCTCCTTCGCACTTCTGCAGCGGAACAGCGGCGTCGTTTTGGGCGGCGTCTATTACGACAACCTTTTCTATGCCATTCTGGATGCTGTGTATGCAGCCATGGAGAGGATACTTGATCCGTCGTCATTGTCGGTGTCGCTAGTCTCGGTTCCGACACCGAGCGTGACGGTGTCGGAGACGGGGCATTCGTCGCGTGGGGGCGGTAAACCGGAGAGCGATGGCGAGGGAGATGGAGATGCCAGCACGGTTGAAAATGCGAGAATTTATAACAATAATTTGATGCGGATTGTGAAGAAAGGAACACCCAAACGGCCCGACAGTCCTATAGAGACGTACATATTTGCTATGTTTGATGAAAATGAGAAGCCCGGCCCTGAATATGAGAAGCATTTTGGGATCTTTTTGCCAAACGGAAAACGGAAATACCGGCTTCGTTTTTACTAG